A single Micromonospora luteifusca DNA region contains:
- a CDS encoding metallophosphoesterase family protein, producing the protein MSLPPRLRAVSDLHVGHPQNRAFVQELHPDNDGDWLLVAGDVADRFADIEWALGLLSSRFARVVWAPGNHELWTPPRDPVTLRGEERYRELVRLCQRLGVVTPEDPYPVWDGDGGRATIAPLFVLYDYTFRVPEARTQQESLDLAYAAGVVCTDEALLHPDPYPSREAWCAARVAETERRLAERDPALPTVLVNHYPLVREPTDVLRYPLFAQWCGTVRTSDWHVRFGASTVVYGHLHIPRTTFHDEVRFEEVSLGYPREWQRRGPVPDPVRTIHPADDMRRRSSVNG; encoded by the coding sequence GTGAGCCTTCCGCCCCGACTGCGGGCTGTCAGCGACCTGCACGTCGGGCACCCGCAGAACCGCGCGTTCGTCCAGGAGCTACACCCGGACAACGACGGTGACTGGCTGTTGGTCGCCGGGGACGTCGCCGACCGGTTCGCCGACATCGAGTGGGCGCTCGGGCTGCTGAGCAGCCGGTTCGCGCGCGTCGTCTGGGCGCCGGGCAACCACGAGTTGTGGACGCCGCCACGTGACCCGGTCACGTTGCGCGGCGAGGAGCGCTACCGCGAGCTGGTCCGGCTGTGCCAGCGGCTGGGCGTCGTCACCCCGGAGGATCCGTACCCGGTGTGGGACGGCGACGGCGGCCGGGCCACCATCGCCCCGCTCTTCGTTCTCTACGACTACACGTTCCGGGTGCCCGAGGCACGCACCCAACAGGAGTCGCTGGACCTGGCGTACGCGGCCGGGGTGGTGTGCACCGACGAGGCGCTGCTGCACCCCGACCCGTACCCGAGCCGGGAGGCATGGTGCGCGGCCCGGGTCGCGGAGACCGAACGCCGGCTGGCCGAGCGCGACCCCGCGCTGCCGACGGTGCTGGTCAACCACTACCCGCTGGTGCGGGAACCCACCGACGTTCTGCGGTACCCGCTGTTCGCCCAGTGGTGTGGCACGGTCCGCACCAGCGACTGGCACGTGCGCTTCGGCGCGTCCACCGTGGTCTACGGGCACCTGCACATCCCCCGCACCACGTTCCACGACGAGGTGCGTTTCGAGGAGGTCTCCCTCGGCTACCCCCGCGAGTGGCAACGCCGGGGGCCGGTGCCCGACCCGGTGCGCACCATCCACCCGGCGGACGACATGCGCCGGCGCTCGTCTGTCAACGGGTGA
- a CDS encoding MerR family transcriptional regulator has product MRIGELAAQAGTTRDTVRFYEKLGLVVGRRLTNGYRDYPPEAVTWLRHVRTAQRLGFSLAEIAQHGEQLRDATDDGPALSALLEEKIRIIDERMAALTALRADLSARIGVACPLQAAGQVG; this is encoded by the coding sequence ATGCGTATCGGCGAGTTGGCCGCGCAGGCGGGCACAACCAGGGACACCGTTCGGTTCTACGAGAAGCTCGGCCTCGTCGTGGGGCGGCGGCTGACAAACGGATACCGCGATTATCCGCCCGAGGCGGTGACCTGGTTGCGACACGTCCGCACCGCGCAGAGGCTCGGTTTCTCCTTGGCGGAAATCGCTCAGCACGGTGAGCAACTGCGCGACGCGACGGATGACGGACCAGCGTTGTCGGCGCTGTTGGAGGAGAAGATTCGGATCATCGACGAGCGCATGGCCGCGCTAACGGCGCTGCGGGCCGACCTGTCCGCTCGCATAGGTGTGGCATGTCCGTTGCAGGCGGCAGGTCAGGTCGGCTGA
- a CDS encoding GntR family transcriptional regulator — translation MINFYVDRSSSVPAYAQLVRQVREGLRIGTLRPGDQLPTVRSVVTSCTVNPTTVLKAYRELELSGLVEARQGAGTFVSGTLGHADPHAMARLRSSLARWLGQAREAGLEDEDVQALLASVTAENSARRTQGGGDRTRAEPASGARFQKKEGAA, via the coding sequence GTGATCAACTTTTATGTCGACCGGTCCAGCAGCGTCCCCGCCTACGCCCAACTGGTGCGGCAGGTGCGCGAAGGGCTACGGATCGGGACGCTGCGGCCCGGGGACCAACTGCCCACCGTGCGCAGCGTGGTGACCTCGTGCACGGTCAACCCGACTACGGTGCTCAAGGCCTATCGGGAACTGGAGCTGTCCGGCCTGGTGGAGGCGCGGCAGGGGGCGGGCACCTTCGTCAGCGGAACGCTCGGCCACGCGGATCCCCATGCCATGGCGCGCTTACGCAGCAGCCTGGCCCGGTGGCTCGGCCAGGCCCGCGAGGCCGGTCTGGAGGACGAGGACGTCCAGGCGCTGCTCGCCTCGGTGACCGCGGAGAACTCGGCGCGCAGGACCCAGGGTGGCGGCGATCGGACGCGGGCGGAACCGGCATCGGGCGCTCGGTTCCAGAAGAAGGAGGGCGCCGCGTGA
- a CDS encoding ABC transporter ATP-binding protein: MSEQSLAVEARDVSRRYGTVRALRECSFQLPANRIIALVGANGAGKSTLMSIIAGTLAATSGSLLVHGRPVVKGRSTNGGGSAGGRVAILAQDKPLYRDFSVTDMLRFGRSTNRVWDQRRALSWLQRFDIPLDRRCGKLSGGQRAQVALAVALGSRPAVLLLDEPLANLDPVARTEVTGELMAEAAESGMTIMLSTHIIAELSGVGDHLLLLDAGRPVLTADVEDLLDNHVRLTGPRADQPPGPGAIVQAQHTERQSTFVLRQPASPTAHAVVAPGWTAQPLTLDELILTYLKASSRAHLDLETAA; encoded by the coding sequence GTGAGCGAGCAGTCCCTCGCCGTGGAAGCCCGCGACGTGAGCAGGCGCTACGGCACCGTCCGGGCGCTACGGGAGTGCAGCTTCCAACTGCCCGCCAATCGGATCATCGCGCTGGTCGGTGCGAACGGCGCGGGCAAATCGACGCTGATGAGCATCATCGCCGGCACGTTGGCGGCCACCTCGGGCTCACTGCTGGTCCACGGCCGACCGGTGGTCAAGGGCAGGTCCACCAACGGGGGTGGTTCTGCCGGGGGCCGGGTCGCGATCCTGGCCCAGGACAAGCCGCTGTACCGGGACTTCAGCGTCACAGACATGCTCCGCTTCGGAAGGTCCACCAACCGGGTGTGGGACCAGCGGCGGGCACTGTCGTGGCTTCAACGCTTCGACATCCCGCTGGACCGCCGCTGCGGCAAGCTGTCCGGCGGGCAGCGGGCACAGGTCGCACTCGCGGTCGCCCTGGGCTCCCGCCCGGCGGTGCTGCTGTTGGACGAGCCCCTCGCCAACCTGGACCCCGTGGCCCGCACCGAGGTGACCGGCGAACTCATGGCAGAGGCCGCCGAGAGCGGCATGACGATCATGCTGTCGACCCACATCATCGCCGAGCTCAGTGGCGTCGGTGACCACCTGCTGCTGCTCGACGCGGGCCGGCCCGTGCTCACCGCCGATGTCGAGGATCTGCTCGACAACCACGTGCGGCTGACCGGACCCCGCGCCGACCAGCCACCGGGCCCGGGCGCGATCGTCCAGGCGCAGCACACCGAACGCCAGTCCACGTTCGTCCTCCGGCAGCCAGCGTCACCGACGGCGCACGCCGTCGTCGCCCCCGGCTGGACCGCCCAACCCCTCACCCTGGACGAGCTGATCCTGACCTACCTCAAGGCATCGTCCAGAGCACACCTCGATCTGGAGACGGCAGCATGA
- a CDS encoding ABC transporter permease, translating to MSPATQAPIRTKRQDGLGSAGGLSGLLWLTWRQHRWTLIGTLVLAAVLVGWMTYLSMELTDLWHQCHETFCPDNSPQGVRLRGTSPLVITFSALSTLVQYMPLLIGVFIGVPVLSREHEQRTLPLAWSQDVSPQRWLWTKLGMLGLFVAAVTAAVAGVSDHLQRTMTLVSPGSLFEYLQFLNTGMLPAVISIAWFAIGVALGAAIRRTLPAVFGVIVGFIGLNYLVQWRYPTLMEPLSAHRQLGRPDGLPGNNNLVVRGGMIDFGIEGPSGAFDASGRQLSGVEVQRLCPPDNDGGKMLSCFADNQLVQHLQYQPGSRIPEFHLIVVTGYLGLTAAALAAVWITVRRTNLSVG from the coding sequence ATGAGCCCGGCCACCCAAGCGCCCATCCGCACGAAGCGCCAAGACGGTCTCGGGTCCGCCGGGGGCCTCAGCGGTCTGCTGTGGCTGACCTGGCGTCAGCACCGCTGGACCCTGATCGGCACGCTCGTCCTGGCTGCGGTCCTGGTGGGCTGGATGACCTACCTGTCCATGGAACTGACGGACCTGTGGCACCAGTGCCACGAGACGTTCTGCCCGGACAACTCCCCGCAGGGCGTGCGGCTCAGAGGGACATCGCCCCTGGTCATCACCTTCAGTGCCCTGTCCACGCTGGTGCAGTACATGCCGCTGCTGATCGGCGTGTTCATCGGCGTTCCGGTGCTGTCCAGGGAACACGAACAGCGGACTCTGCCGCTGGCCTGGAGTCAGGACGTCTCCCCGCAGCGCTGGCTGTGGACCAAGCTGGGCATGCTCGGCCTGTTCGTGGCGGCGGTGACCGCAGCCGTCGCCGGGGTCAGCGACCACCTGCAGCGGACGATGACCCTGGTCAGTCCGGGAAGCCTGTTCGAATACCTGCAGTTTCTGAACACCGGGATGCTGCCAGCGGTCATCAGCATCGCCTGGTTCGCGATCGGCGTCGCACTCGGCGCCGCGATCAGACGCACGCTCCCCGCCGTGTTCGGCGTGATCGTGGGCTTCATCGGCCTGAACTACCTCGTCCAGTGGCGCTACCCCACCCTCATGGAGCCGCTGTCCGCGCACCGGCAGTTGGGCAGGCCGGACGGCCTGCCGGGCAACAACAACCTGGTCGTCAGGGGCGGCATGATCGACTTCGGTATCGAGGGTCCGTCCGGCGCGTTCGACGCCTCCGGGCGCCAGCTCAGCGGCGTCGAAGTGCAACGCCTCTGCCCGCCCGACAACGATGGCGGCAAGATGCTCTCCTGCTTCGCCGACAACCAACTCGTGCAGCACCTGCAGTACCAGCCGGGCAGCCGGATCCCCGAATTCCACCTGATCGTCGTGACCGGCTACCTGGGTCTGACCGCGGCGGCCCTCGCTGCCGTCTGGATAACCGTCCGCCGCACCAATCTCAGCGTGGGCTGA
- a CDS encoding galactose-binding domain-containing protein, translating to MAVSRRRFVTSVLASSALAAASTTEFLASPARAASPPGDVVGKVTVGYQGWFSAPGDSAPIGGWWHWSRDRFQPPSPANTTIVSWPDMREYTRSYPTAYPNLGNGSPATLFSSYDQQTVDTHFRWMQEYGCDTAALQRFNPMGDEGPTRDAMTQKVRSAAERYSRKFYIMYDVTDWLTFQADIKTDWTTKMSAHTASSAYARQNGKPVVCIWGFGFSEPSRPFTPGPCLEVINWFKAQGCYVIGGVPTWWRQGIEDSRPGFLDVYHAFNAISPWMVYRARTVEELDSYYNNVNVGDMADCAARGIDYLPCVMPGDLAGGHRKHGDFYWRHIYNMVRLGSQGLYVSMYDEYNEGNQIAKTSETQATTPAGANIRALDEDGVACSSDYYLRITGDGGRMLKGQLALTPVRPTPPMVGTPPPTGGNLAAGRPTSASSQGGGFPASNAVDSNAGSYWESGGGSFPHWWQVDLGASHQVNRLVLRLPTGWGARTQTITVQGSVDGGAFSTIAAAAGFTFDPATGNTVTRTLTTTTARYVRLSIGGNTGWPAAQLAQVEVYAGSTVPDNPPTTPSGLTVTGKTSTSVSLAWTASTDDTGVTGYQVRQGGNVVATVTGTTATVSGLSPSTAYSFTVTARDAAGNTSGASSAVTVTTDAAANADLARGRPTSESSHVQSYASGNVVDGDANSYWESANSAFPQWVQVDLGATRTVGRVVLKLPPSSAWASRTQTLSVQGSTDGGSFGTLVGSAGRTFNPATGNQVTLTFSAAQTRYVRITVTGNTGWPAGQLSTLEVYAS from the coding sequence ATGGCGGTCTCCCGCCGCAGGTTCGTCACGTCGGTGCTGGCGTCCTCCGCCCTCGCCGCCGCCTCCACCACCGAATTTCTCGCCAGCCCGGCGCGGGCCGCCAGTCCCCCCGGGGACGTGGTCGGCAAGGTGACGGTCGGCTACCAGGGCTGGTTCAGTGCCCCCGGCGACTCCGCACCCATCGGCGGTTGGTGGCACTGGAGTCGGGACCGGTTCCAGCCCCCGTCGCCCGCCAACACCACGATCGTGTCCTGGCCCGACATGCGGGAGTACACGCGCAGCTATCCCACCGCGTACCCCAATCTCGGCAACGGCTCGCCGGCCACCCTCTTCTCCTCCTACGACCAGCAGACGGTGGACACCCACTTCCGGTGGATGCAGGAGTATGGCTGCGACACCGCCGCGCTGCAACGGTTCAACCCGATGGGCGACGAGGGCCCGACCCGCGACGCGATGACGCAGAAGGTCCGCTCCGCCGCCGAGCGCTACAGCCGCAAGTTCTACATCATGTACGACGTCACCGACTGGCTGACCTTCCAGGCCGACATCAAGACCGACTGGACGACGAAGATGTCCGCGCACACCGCATCCAGCGCGTACGCCCGACAGAACGGCAAACCGGTCGTCTGCATCTGGGGCTTCGGCTTCAGCGAACCCAGCCGACCCTTCACCCCAGGCCCCTGCCTGGAGGTCATCAACTGGTTCAAGGCGCAGGGCTGCTACGTCATCGGTGGAGTGCCCACCTGGTGGCGGCAGGGGATCGAGGACTCCCGCCCCGGCTTCCTCGACGTCTACCACGCGTTCAACGCGATCTCGCCGTGGATGGTCTACCGGGCCAGGACCGTGGAGGAGCTCGACTCCTACTACAACAACGTCAACGTCGGTGACATGGCCGACTGCGCGGCGCGCGGCATCGACTACCTGCCCTGCGTGATGCCTGGTGACCTCGCCGGGGGGCACCGCAAGCACGGCGACTTCTACTGGCGGCACATCTACAACATGGTCCGTCTCGGCTCCCAGGGGCTCTACGTGTCCATGTACGACGAGTACAACGAGGGCAACCAGATCGCCAAGACGTCCGAAACCCAGGCCACCACGCCGGCCGGCGCGAACATCCGGGCGCTGGACGAGGACGGCGTAGCCTGCTCCTCCGACTACTACCTGCGGATCACCGGCGACGGCGGCCGGATGCTCAAGGGGCAGCTCGCGCTCACCCCGGTGCGGCCCACCCCACCGATGGTCGGCACCCCGCCTCCGACCGGTGGAAACCTGGCCGCCGGGCGGCCCACCTCGGCCAGCAGCCAGGGCGGCGGGTTCCCGGCGTCGAACGCGGTGGACTCGAACGCCGGTAGTTACTGGGAGAGCGGCGGCGGCTCCTTCCCCCACTGGTGGCAGGTCGACCTCGGCGCCAGCCATCAGGTCAACCGACTCGTGCTGCGGCTACCCACCGGGTGGGGCGCGCGTACCCAGACCATCACCGTGCAGGGCAGCGTCGACGGCGGCGCTTTCAGCACCATCGCCGCGGCTGCCGGGTTCACCTTCGACCCGGCCACCGGCAACACCGTCACCCGCACGCTGACGACGACCACGGCCCGCTACGTCCGTCTCAGCATCGGCGGCAACACCGGCTGGCCGGCCGCGCAACTCGCCCAGGTCGAGGTGTACGCCGGAAGCACCGTCCCGGACAACCCGCCGACCACGCCGAGCGGCCTCACGGTGACCGGCAAGACCTCGACGAGCGTGTCCCTGGCGTGGACGGCCTCCACCGACGACACCGGAGTGACCGGTTACCAGGTACGCCAGGGCGGCAACGTCGTCGCCACCGTCACGGGCACCACGGCGACCGTGAGCGGGCTCAGCCCGTCCACCGCGTACAGCTTTACGGTCACCGCCCGGGACGCCGCCGGCAACACCTCCGGCGCGTCCTCGGCGGTCACCGTCACCACGGACGCCGCAGCCAACGCGGACCTGGCCCGGGGTCGGCCCACCAGCGAGAGCAGCCACGTCCAGAGTTACGCGTCGGGGAACGTGGTCGACGGTGACGCGAACAGCTACTGGGAGAGCGCGAACAGCGCGTTCCCGCAGTGGGTCCAGGTCGACCTGGGCGCGACGCGCACGGTTGGGCGGGTGGTGCTGAAGCTGCCGCCGTCGTCGGCCTGGGCCAGCAGGACGCAGACCCTCTCCGTGCAGGGCAGCACCGACGGGGGAAGCTTCGGCACGCTGGTCGGATCGGCGGGGCGGACCTTCAACCCGGCCACCGGTAATCAAGTGACGCTGACCTTCAGCGCTGCGCAGACCCGCTACGTGCGCATCACCGTCACCGGCAACACCGGCTGGCCGGCCGGGCAGTTGTCGACCCTGGAGGTCTACGCGAGCTGA
- a CDS encoding adenylyl cyclase, producing the protein MTAPSRGVRRRSGRTLLLTLVLTTAVTMTSTAATATAGRPTAGAPDFGPNVTIFDPSMPVGEIQQTLDAAHARQVGNEMGTERHAYLFKPGTYGTVEQPLQAKVGYYTEVSGLGAAPTDVAINGKLEVYNRCLADGGTANCLALVNFWRTLSNLSLTINAAGQDGCRSSANFWAVSQAVSMRRLNIGGGNLSLMDYCTAGPQFASGGFIADSRLPATTNGSQQQWLTRNSEVGGWSNAVWNQVFAGVEGAPDDATFPDPPYTTLETTPLSREKPYLFVDGKGRYNVRVPAAQRDSRGVSWADGMTPGRTIPIGDFFIAKPSDPVHVINSQLARGKHLLLTPGVYDIARSIEIRRANTVVLGIGHATLTAVNGAIPLDVAGVPGVLVAGVTIDAGTVESPVLLRVGRQHGHNASSPNNPTTLSDVYFRVGGPHIGRTNTALEVNSDNVLIDHTWVWRGDHGVEGFTEGVNGDTDRWRTNTGRYGAVINGDHVTATGLFVEHFQRYNTVWNGEHGTTILYQNELPYDPPTQADWMNGAVEGWAGYKVGDRVRNHTLYGGGVYVFNQNNPSIHTENGFEVPISPGVRLHHIMTVNLSAGTIDHVVNGVGDAADMTKVGAPVYLTQYPTP; encoded by the coding sequence ATGACAGCACCGTCCCGAGGCGTACGCCGGAGATCCGGTCGTACCCTTCTGCTCACTCTGGTGTTGACCACCGCCGTCACGATGACCAGCACCGCCGCCACCGCCACCGCCGGCCGCCCGACGGCCGGCGCACCCGACTTCGGGCCCAACGTGACGATCTTCGACCCGTCCATGCCGGTCGGCGAGATCCAGCAGACCCTTGACGCGGCACACGCCCGGCAGGTCGGCAACGAGATGGGCACCGAGCGGCACGCCTACCTGTTCAAACCGGGCACGTACGGCACGGTCGAGCAGCCGTTACAGGCCAAGGTCGGCTACTACACCGAGGTGTCCGGCCTGGGCGCCGCACCCACCGACGTAGCCATCAACGGCAAGCTCGAGGTCTACAACCGGTGCCTGGCCGACGGCGGCACCGCCAACTGCCTCGCGCTTGTCAACTTCTGGCGCACCCTGTCCAACCTGTCGCTCACCATCAATGCGGCCGGCCAGGATGGCTGCCGGTCGTCGGCGAACTTCTGGGCGGTGTCCCAGGCGGTGTCGATGCGCCGGCTCAACATCGGCGGCGGCAACCTGTCGCTGATGGACTACTGCACGGCCGGCCCGCAGTTCGCCAGCGGTGGGTTCATTGCCGACTCGCGGTTGCCGGCCACCACGAACGGATCCCAGCAGCAGTGGCTGACCCGCAACAGTGAGGTCGGCGGTTGGTCCAACGCGGTGTGGAACCAGGTCTTCGCCGGGGTCGAGGGCGCACCGGACGACGCCACGTTCCCCGACCCGCCCTACACCACCCTGGAGACCACCCCGCTCAGCCGGGAGAAGCCGTACCTCTTCGTCGACGGCAAGGGCCGCTACAACGTGCGCGTACCCGCGGCGCAGCGCGACAGCCGGGGCGTCTCCTGGGCCGACGGCATGACACCCGGACGGACCATCCCGATCGGCGACTTCTTCATCGCCAAGCCGTCCGACCCGGTGCACGTGATCAACAGCCAACTGGCGCGCGGCAAGCACCTGCTGCTCACCCCCGGCGTGTACGACATCGCGCGCAGCATCGAGATTCGCCGCGCCAACACCGTGGTGCTCGGGATCGGGCACGCCACCCTCACCGCCGTGAACGGCGCCATCCCGCTGGACGTCGCCGGAGTTCCCGGCGTGCTCGTCGCCGGCGTCACGATCGACGCCGGCACCGTGGAGTCGCCGGTCCTGCTGCGGGTGGGGCGGCAACACGGCCACAACGCCAGCAGCCCCAACAACCCGACCACGTTGTCCGACGTGTACTTCCGCGTCGGTGGCCCGCACATCGGGCGGACCAACACCGCGCTGGAGGTCAACAGCGACAACGTGCTCATCGACCACACCTGGGTGTGGCGCGGCGACCACGGCGTCGAAGGCTTCACCGAGGGCGTCAACGGTGACACGGACCGTTGGCGCACCAACACCGGTCGCTACGGCGCCGTCATCAACGGCGACCACGTGACCGCCACCGGCCTGTTCGTGGAGCACTTCCAGCGCTACAACACCGTCTGGAACGGCGAGCACGGCACCACGATCCTGTACCAGAACGAACTGCCATACGACCCGCCGACGCAGGCCGACTGGATGAACGGCGCCGTCGAGGGCTGGGCCGGCTACAAGGTCGGCGATCGGGTGCGCAACCACACCCTGTACGGCGGCGGGGTGTACGTCTTCAACCAGAACAACCCCTCGATCCACACCGAGAACGGCTTCGAGGTGCCGATCTCACCGGGTGTGCGGCTGCACCACATCATGACCGTCAACCTCAGCGCCGGCACGATCGACCACGTGGTCAATGGCGTGGGCGACGCGGCCGACATGACCAAGGTCGGCGCACCGGTCTATCTCACGCAGTACCCGACCCCGTAG
- a CDS encoding MerR family transcriptional regulator: MLTIGQLAAYAGVTVRAVRHYHQIGLLPEPDRDDSGYRRYNATAVVALIKIRTLANAGVPLSQIGQMLEADASTFAETIRRIDGHLRDEIERLEASRRQIAQLAAGDRLMLPPEVASYLDRLREIGVAERVVEGERDGWILVAARWPDQVHEFMPGKIAQLDDPKMVRFYRLLSEISESDDADEPRLEEAADILAFLAEQAYASGEINLDDGAYDDLAHDLLDALAAESDPRLKRLQGMMRERGWAGWNRMERLTEPPD, translated from the coding sequence ATGCTGACGATCGGTCAATTGGCGGCGTACGCCGGCGTCACGGTGCGGGCGGTGCGGCACTATCACCAGATCGGGCTGTTGCCCGAGCCCGATCGCGATGATTCGGGTTACCGGCGGTACAACGCGACGGCGGTCGTAGCTCTCATCAAGATCCGTACCCTCGCCAATGCCGGGGTGCCGCTGTCCCAGATCGGTCAGATGCTCGAAGCTGACGCGTCGACCTTCGCCGAGACGATCCGAAGGATCGACGGTCACCTGCGCGACGAGATCGAACGACTTGAGGCGAGCCGCAGGCAGATCGCTCAACTCGCTGCCGGGGACCGTCTGATGCTCCCGCCGGAGGTGGCGTCCTATCTCGATCGGCTCCGGGAGATCGGGGTGGCGGAGCGGGTGGTGGAGGGGGAACGGGACGGCTGGATCCTGGTTGCGGCCCGCTGGCCCGACCAGGTCCACGAGTTCATGCCCGGGAAGATCGCGCAGCTCGACGACCCAAAAATGGTCCGGTTCTATCGGCTGCTGTCGGAGATCTCCGAGAGTGACGATGCCGATGAACCGCGGCTGGAGGAAGCCGCCGACATCCTGGCCTTCCTAGCCGAGCAGGCATACGCCTCCGGGGAGATCAACCTCGACGACGGGGCGTACGACGATCTGGCGCACGACCTGCTGGATGCGCTTGCGGCCGAGTCCGACCCGCGGTTGAAGCGGCTGCAGGGAATGATGCGCGAGCGTGGCTGGGCCGGTTGGAACCGAATGGAACGGCTGACCGAGCCGCCCGACTGA
- a CDS encoding ABC transporter permease, with translation MNKHFFGDTAVLLGRSLRHIARSPDTIITTAIMPIAFMLLFVYVFGGAIDTGSESYVNYQLPGILLITIASGISYTAFRLFLDMKGGIFERFQSMPIAQSSVLWAHVLTSLVANLISLVVVVGVALVMGFRTGAGVLGWLAVVGLLVLFTLALTWIAVIPGLTAKSVDGASAFSYPLILLPFVSSAFVPTATMPGPVRAFAEHQPVTSIVNAIRDLFTEQPVGTDIWIALAWCVGILVVAYVFADISYRRRIA, from the coding sequence ATGAACAAGCACTTCTTCGGCGACACCGCCGTTCTCCTCGGGCGTTCGCTGCGCCACATCGCCCGCAGCCCGGACACCATCATCACGACCGCGATCATGCCGATCGCCTTCATGCTGCTGTTCGTCTACGTCTTCGGCGGCGCGATCGACACCGGGTCCGAGTCGTACGTGAACTACCAACTGCCCGGCATCCTGCTCATCACGATCGCCTCGGGCATCTCCTACACCGCCTTCCGGCTCTTCCTGGACATGAAGGGCGGCATCTTCGAGCGGTTCCAATCCATGCCGATCGCGCAGTCCTCCGTACTGTGGGCGCACGTCCTGACCTCGTTGGTCGCCAACCTGATCTCACTCGTGGTCGTCGTCGGCGTCGCCCTGGTCATGGGCTTCCGGACGGGAGCGGGCGTGTTGGGGTGGCTCGCGGTCGTCGGCCTGCTGGTTCTGTTCACCCTGGCGCTGACCTGGATCGCCGTGATTCCCGGCCTGACCGCCAAGTCCGTGGACGGCGCGAGCGCCTTCTCCTACCCGCTCATCCTCCTGCCGTTCGTCAGCTCGGCCTTCGTGCCCACCGCGACAATGCCCGGCCCGGTGCGCGCCTTCGCCGAGCACCAGCCGGTGACCTCCATCGTCAACGCGATCCGAGACCTGTTCACCGAGCAGCCGGTTGGCACCGACATCTGGATCGCCCTCGCCTGGTGCGTCGGCATCCTCGTCGTCGCCTACGTCTTCGCGGACATCTCCTACCGTCGGCGGATCGCCTGA